The Helicoverpa armigera isolate CAAS_96S chromosome 25, ASM3070526v1, whole genome shotgun sequence genome has a window encoding:
- the LOC135118722 gene encoding prolow-density lipoprotein receptor-related protein 1-like yields the protein MYSRVTEIDTIHLLDEKDLNSPYEPIQDKELMRNAISLAYWYAESRLFYSDIQRGSINTVLFNGSAHHVLLEQTGAVEGMVFAADHATLYWTSTGAAVRAAHVPALLAGEPGAGARTVLRLARGSRPRGVDYEPCERRLYWTNWNESQPSIQRARASGRQLQTLVATHILMPNGLALDHDAKKLYWADARLDKIERMDYDGSRRRVVTRAHTDHPFDLAVAGPWLYWTDWLAHGVFRADKLAGGATPLRRDVPRPMAIVAVAPQHQTCSADPCATLNGGCAELCSLDAAGAALCSCGAGRVLQADGRACGAAAAACPAGQWACADGACIPEELVCDGVPHCGDSASDEDLYYCTSRACGPGTLRCGLGGRCVAAARACDGRADCDDGADEAGCDCPPENYRCDDGACVLVAARCDGVQNCADGSDERDCPACMGSECAAPTESNAISSSTEASSEASTAAAATCGGAQFTCGSGECVPLAWRCDGRADCGDASDERGPCRHGNASCSAEQFACGAWPVCVPRGARCDGAADCPRGEDEAGCECAAARRAARTRGAAWRRRRSATARRTARTRRTRRAARARRSAARARWAARGAACRASCSATAATTARTAAAAAPAPTRIRCCARAGRGRWAARGAARRARGARGRAAAAPACRAPRCATAPTTAATTPTRRTATWRSACSRTVSARTTARSWRWGARAGAARAGAWRATRAPAPTWTSAPRTHPATTRAPTRAAPTAAPARPATG from the exons ATGTACTCGCGCGTCACCGAGATCGACACCATCCACCTGCTGGACGAGAAGGACCTGAACTCGCCCTACGAGCCCATCCAGGACAA GGAGCTGATGCGGAACGCGATCAGCCTGGCGTACTGGTACGCGGAGTCGCGGCTCTTCTACTCGGACATCCAGCGCGGCTCCATCAACACCGTGCTCTTCAACGGCTCCGCGCACCACGTGCTGCTCGAGC AGACGGGCGCCGTGGAGGGCATGGTGTTCGCGGCCGACCACGCCACGCTGTACTGGACCAGCACGGGCGCCGCCGTGCGAGCAGCCCACGTGCCCGCGCTGCTGGCGGGCGAGCCCGGCGCCGGCGCGCGCACCGTGCTGCGCCTGGCGCGAGGCTCGCGGCCGCGCGGCGTGGACTACGAGCCCTGCGAGCGCCGCCTCTACTGGACCAACTGGAACGAGTCGCAGCCCTCCATCCAGCGCGCGCGCGCCAGCGGCCGCCAGCTGCAGACGCTGGTGGCCACGCACATCCTCATGCCCAACGGCCTGGCGCTCGACCACGACGCCAAGAAGCTGTACTGGGCCGACGCGCGCCTCGACAAGATCGAGCGCATGGACTACGACGGCTCCCGGCGCCGCGTGGTCACGCGCGCGCACACCGACCACCCCTTCGACCTGGCCGTGGCCGGGCCCTGGCTCTACTGGACCGACTGGCTGGCGCACGGCGTGTTCCGCGCCGACAAGCTGGCGGGCGGCGCCACCCCGCTGCGCCGCGACGTGCCGCGCCCCATGGCCATCGTGGCCGTGGCGCCGCAGCACCAGAcct GCTCGGCCGACCCCTGCGCCACGCTCAACGGCGGCTGCGCGGAGCTGTGCTCGCTGgacgcggcgggcgcggcgctgtGCAGCTGCGGCGCGGGGCGCGTGCTGCAGGCGGACGGGCgcgcgtgcggcgcggcggcggccgccTGCCCCGCCGGCCAGTGGGCCTGCGCGGACGGCGCCTGCATCCCCGAGGAGCTGGTGTGCGACGGCGTGCCGCACTGCGGCGACAGCGCCAGCGACGAGGACCTCTACTACTGCA CGTCGCGCGCCTGCGGGCCCGGCACGCTGCGCTGCGGGCTGGGCGGGCGCTgcgtggcggcggcgcgcgccTGCGACGGCCGCGCTGACTGCGACGACGGCGCCGACGAGGCGGGCTGCGACTGCCCGCCCGAGAACTACCGCTGTGACGACGGCGCCTGCGTGCTGGTCGCCGCCCGCTGCGACGGTGTGCAGAACTGCGCCGACGGCTCCGACGAGCGCGACTGCCCCGCCTGCATGGGCAGCGAGTGCGCTGCGCCCACCG AGTCGAACGCGATAAGCAGCAGCACCGAGGCGAGCAGCGAGGCCAgcacggcggcggcggcgacgtGCGGCGGCGCGCAGTTCACGTGCGGCAGCGGCGAGTGCGTGCCGCTGGCGTGGCGCTGCGACGGGCGCGCGGACTGCGGCGACGCGTCGGACGAGCGCGGCCCGTGCCGGCACGGCAACGCGTCGTGCTCGGCGGAGCAGTTCGCGTGCGGCGCGTGGCCGGTGTGCGTGCCGCGGGGCGCGCGCTGCGACGGCGCGGCGGACTGCCCGCGCGGGGAGGACGAGGCGGGCTGCGAgtgcgcggcggcgcggcgcgctgcGCGGACTCGGGGCGCTGCGTGGCGGCGGCGCAGGTCTGCGACGGCGCGGCGGACTGCGCGGACGCGTCGGACGAGGCGGgctgcgcgggcgcggcgcagtgcggcgcgggcgcgctgGGCTGCGCGGGGCGCTGCGTGCCGCGCGAGCTGCAGTGCGACGGCCGCGACCACTGCCAggacggcggcggcggcggcgccggctCCGACGAGGATCCGCTGCTGTGCG CGGGCTGGGCGCGGTCGGTGGGCGGCGCGTGGGGCGGCGCGGCGTGCGCGCGGGGCTCGTGGGCGTGCCGCGGCGGCGCCTGCGTGCCGCGCGCCGCGCTGTGCGACGGCGCCGACGACTGCGGCGACTACTCCGACGAGACGCACTGCA ACGTGGCGGAGTGCTTGTTCGAGAACGGTCAGTGCGCGCACAACTGCTCGGAGCTGGCGGTGGGGCGCGCGTGCTGGTGCCGCGCGGGCTGGCGCCTGGCGGGCGACGCGCGCGCCTGCGCCGACGTGGACGAGTGCGCCGAGGACGCACCCTGCGACCACGCGTGCGCCAACACGCGCGGCTCCTACCGCTGCTCCTGCGCGCCCGGCTACAGGCTGA